The following proteins are encoded in a genomic region of Natrarchaeobius halalkaliphilus:
- the gfo6 gene encoding D-xylose 1-dehydrogenase Gfo6 yields the protein MGLESYFDNFARRDWQETDPDGTVRMAIVGIGGFSRNRALPAIDTADYCETSVLVTGSPDSSAEIADEFDVDTLLSYEEFLDGRATDAYDAVYIATPNATHGQYATAAAEFGKHVICEKPLETTVQDAREVIDACEDAGVTLMTAYRLQFEPSIRRTRELITDGVIGDVVQIHAGFSNPLLEHAGADTWRLDPDLAGGGVLVDLGVYPLNTIRFLLDCDPTVVTACTYSVDEAFADVDEHVAFQLEFPGAVTASCTASYNAHAASGLRAVGTDGMVSVSSPFGGVVPHDIYVECGDVGMEYRGAPSDEVIEEFDYFGYCVLTGTDPEPDGVDSLRDIVTVDSTYEAAESGVSVEIPYIR from the coding sequence ATGGGCCTCGAATCATACTTCGACAATTTCGCACGTCGGGACTGGCAAGAGACCGATCCAGACGGAACCGTCAGAATGGCGATCGTCGGAATCGGGGGCTTCTCCCGGAACCGTGCGCTTCCCGCCATCGATACGGCTGACTACTGCGAAACGTCCGTCCTCGTGACCGGATCACCCGACTCGTCCGCCGAGATCGCCGACGAGTTCGACGTCGACACGCTCCTCAGCTACGAGGAGTTCCTCGATGGTCGGGCGACGGATGCCTACGACGCGGTGTACATCGCGACGCCCAACGCAACCCACGGCCAGTATGCCACTGCCGCAGCCGAATTCGGGAAACACGTCATCTGTGAGAAACCCCTCGAGACGACCGTCCAGGACGCACGGGAAGTGATCGATGCCTGCGAGGACGCGGGCGTTACGTTGATGACTGCCTATCGGCTCCAGTTCGAGCCGTCCATTCGACGTACCCGCGAGCTGATCACCGACGGCGTCATCGGCGACGTCGTCCAGATCCACGCCGGGTTCTCGAATCCGCTTCTCGAACACGCCGGAGCGGATACGTGGCGGCTCGACCCCGACCTCGCCGGTGGCGGTGTGCTCGTCGATCTGGGGGTGTATCCGCTGAACACGATTCGATTCTTGCTCGATTGCGACCCGACCGTCGTCACGGCGTGTACGTACTCGGTCGACGAGGCGTTCGCGGACGTCGACGAGCACGTCGCGTTCCAGCTCGAGTTTCCCGGCGCGGTGACGGCCTCGTGCACCGCGAGTTACAACGCACACGCTGCGAGCGGTCTCAGAGCGGTCGGGACCGATGGAATGGTCTCGGTTTCGTCCCCGTTCGGCGGCGTCGTCCCGCACGACATTTACGTCGAGTGCGGCGACGTCGGAATGGAGTACAGGGGCGCACCGAGCGACGAGGTCATCGAAGAGTTCGACTACTTCGGATACTGCGTCCTCACCGGAACTGATCCGGAACCGGACGGCGTCGATAGCCTCCGAGATATCGTCACCGTCGATTCGACCTACGAAGCGGCTGAGTCCGGCGTATCTGTCGAGATTCCGTATATTAGGTGA
- a CDS encoding S9 family peptidase → MVSYDIERYLNVRSAYGASFDPDGDRLSFLMDTTGTPQVWTIAEPREWPEQRTFFDERVTFASWSPERPELIFGMDDGGNERAQLFRLGAETGEILNLTAMPDAKHRWGGWSHDGERFAFTSNRRDESVFDVYVQGRDDRGDDARLVSEGDGWLSLSGWSPDDSRLLVSQAYSNFDQDLSVLDVDTGDLEHLTPHEGDVRYQSARWAPDGDGLYLVTDHGDADTLYLAYLDLEKGDLETVVDGSGWNVDGIALDDETGRFVYSRNVDGYTELTVGEFEADEPTAFRTFPEPDLPGGVAGGVSFGSDGDRFAISTSGDAVNTNVFVVDVETGEAERVTDAPTAGIPPETFDESELVHVESFDGLRVPAFFTLPDGSDGERSIDERDSDRSQSDRDGVPVIVDIHGGPESQRRPSFSSVKQYFLDRGYAYFEPNVRGSAGYGGEYAALDDVEKRMDSVADVAACVAWLREHPAADSDRIVAKGGSYGGFMVLAALTEYPDLWAAGIDVVGIANFVTFLENTGEWRRELREAEYGSLEEDREFLEEISPTNNIERIDAPLFVLHGENDPRVPVGEAEQVASRASEQGVPVRKLIFEDEGHGFSKLENRIEAYSSIADFLDEHA, encoded by the coding sequence ATGGTCAGCTACGACATCGAACGCTACCTCAACGTTCGAAGCGCCTACGGCGCATCGTTCGACCCCGACGGGGACCGCCTGTCCTTTCTGATGGATACGACGGGGACGCCACAGGTCTGGACGATAGCGGAGCCGCGCGAGTGGCCCGAACAGCGGACGTTCTTCGACGAGCGGGTGACGTTCGCCTCGTGGTCGCCGGAGCGTCCCGAGTTGATCTTCGGCATGGACGACGGCGGCAACGAACGCGCCCAACTGTTCAGACTCGGCGCCGAGACCGGCGAGATCCTGAACCTGACGGCCATGCCCGACGCCAAACACCGGTGGGGCGGCTGGAGCCACGACGGCGAGCGGTTCGCGTTCACGTCAAACCGTCGCGACGAGTCCGTCTTCGACGTCTACGTCCAGGGTCGAGACGACCGCGGCGACGACGCGCGACTCGTCTCCGAGGGCGACGGCTGGCTCTCCCTGTCGGGCTGGAGTCCCGACGATTCCCGGCTGCTCGTCTCTCAGGCCTACTCTAACTTCGATCAGGACCTCTCCGTCCTCGACGTCGACACCGGCGATCTCGAGCACCTGACGCCGCACGAGGGCGATGTCCGCTATCAGAGTGCACGCTGGGCACCCGACGGCGACGGGCTCTACCTCGTCACCGATCACGGCGACGCGGACACGCTCTACCTCGCGTATCTCGACCTCGAGAAGGGGGACCTCGAGACGGTCGTCGACGGCTCCGGCTGGAACGTCGACGGGATCGCACTGGACGACGAGACGGGTCGGTTCGTCTACTCGCGAAACGTCGACGGCTACACGGAGTTGACCGTCGGGGAGTTCGAGGCGGACGAGCCGACCGCCTTCCGGACGTTTCCCGAACCCGATCTGCCGGGCGGCGTCGCGGGCGGGGTGAGTTTCGGTTCGGACGGAGACCGGTTCGCGATCTCGACCAGCGGAGACGCCGTCAATACGAACGTCTTCGTCGTCGACGTCGAGACCGGCGAGGCCGAACGCGTTACGGACGCGCCGACGGCCGGTATCCCGCCCGAGACGTTCGACGAGTCCGAACTGGTCCACGTCGAGAGCTTCGACGGGCTCCGAGTGCCCGCCTTTTTTACCCTTCCGGACGGCTCCGACGGCGAGCGATCGATCGACGAACGCGACAGCGACCGATCACAGTCGGACCGCGACGGCGTTCCGGTCATCGTCGACATTCACGGCGGTCCCGAGAGCCAGCGCCGACCCTCGTTCTCGAGCGTCAAGCAGTACTTCCTCGATCGGGGCTACGCCTATTTCGAGCCGAACGTGCGCGGCTCGGCGGGCTACGGTGGCGAGTACGCGGCGCTCGACGACGTCGAAAAGCGGATGGATTCGGTCGCGGACGTCGCGGCCTGTGTCGCGTGGCTCCGAGAGCATCCCGCCGCCGATTCGGATCGAATCGTCGCCAAGGGAGGCTCTTACGGCGGGTTCATGGTTCTTGCCGCACTGACGGAGTATCCCGACCTCTGGGCCGCCGGAATCGACGTCGTTGGCATCGCGAACTTCGTCACCTTCCTCGAGAACACGGGTGAGTGGCGTCGCGAACTCCGCGAGGCGGAGTACGGGAGCCTCGAAGAGGATCGGGAGTTCTTAGAGGAGATCTCACCGACGAACAACATCGAGCGGATCGACGCGCCGCTGTTCGTTCTCCACGGCGAGAACGATCCGCGCGTTCCGGTCGGTGAAGCCGAACAGGTCGCCTCTCGAGCCAGCGAACAGGGCGTTCCGGTTCGAAAACTGATCTTCGAGGACGAAGGTCACGGCTTCTCGAAGCTCGAGAACCGTATCGAGGCCTACTCGTCGATCGCCGACTTCCTCGACGAACACGCTTGA
- a CDS encoding lysylphosphatidylglycerol synthase transmembrane domain-containing protein translates to MRWRRAAGGLALAVGVVVLLVYGIGWETVTETVSEAHPGLLAGAILSGLCMLALRGLVVGRLLAPVQGGARGNAFVAAYLSGYFARSALPWGRSTGTPITAYLLAEGSNSQFEDNLAVVAAAEGFNAIASVVVAVTGFVVYTAASDSDALNAVSAAITVAGIVAVAATVLVVVVFNRGVARRVVARIAAGGEAILEKLPRVNDVRGRLTDRIDGFFDTLETIGASRRALAAAIGIAIASWVFNALPLYLCLLAVGVDAPLAVALVCAPLASFGGVVPLPGGSGGIEVVLTALLVATLGLPTGVAAGVAVLYRLTTYWTHLVIGGCVASAVSMVGMSRFG, encoded by the coding sequence ATGCGCTGGCGACGAGCGGCCGGCGGGCTTGCACTCGCGGTCGGGGTCGTCGTCCTTCTCGTGTACGGAATCGGCTGGGAGACGGTCACCGAGACCGTCAGCGAGGCACACCCCGGCTTGTTGGCCGGTGCGATCCTTTCGGGACTCTGTATGCTCGCGCTTCGCGGTCTCGTCGTCGGACGACTCCTCGCCCCGGTTCAGGGCGGCGCTCGCGGGAACGCGTTCGTCGCGGCCTATCTCTCGGGATACTTCGCCCGGAGCGCGCTGCCCTGGGGACGATCGACGGGGACGCCGATCACGGCCTATCTCCTCGCTGAGGGGTCCAACTCGCAGTTCGAGGACAATCTCGCCGTCGTCGCCGCAGCCGAGGGCTTCAACGCCATCGCTAGCGTCGTCGTCGCGGTGACCGGATTCGTGGTTTACACCGCCGCAAGCGACAGCGATGCCCTGAACGCCGTGTCGGCTGCGATCACCGTCGCCGGCATCGTCGCAGTGGCTGCGACGGTCCTCGTCGTCGTCGTGTTCAACCGCGGCGTGGCTCGAAGGGTCGTCGCCAGAATCGCAGCCGGCGGGGAGGCGATCCTCGAGAAGCTACCGAGAGTCAACGACGTGAGGGGACGTCTCACCGATCGAATCGACGGCTTTTTCGACACGCTCGAGACGATCGGTGCCTCGCGACGCGCGCTGGCCGCCGCCATCGGGATCGCGATCGCGAGCTGGGTGTTCAACGCGTTGCCGCTGTACCTCTGCTTGCTCGCCGTCGGCGTCGACGCACCGCTCGCGGTGGCGTTGGTCTGCGCGCCGCTCGCCTCGTTCGGCGGTGTGGTTCCGCTCCCGGGCGGTAGCGGGGGAATCGAGGTCGTCCTGACGGCGCTGCTCGTCGCCACCCTCGGACTACCGACCGGCGTCGCTGCCGGCGTCGCTGTCCTCTATCGGCTGACGACCTACTGGACGCACCTCGTTATCGGGGGCTGTGTCGCGTCCGCCGTCTCGATGGTCGGAATGTCTCGATTCGGATGA
- a CDS encoding Lrp/AsnC ligand binding domain-containing protein: MVHAFIMVKTAAGKSEELLSSIRDLERVTSAHIVAGNYDIIAEVDADEVYHILEAVSTNMQGLEGVTETKTYIAMD, encoded by the coding sequence ATGGTTCACGCGTTTATTATGGTGAAGACGGCTGCCGGAAAGTCCGAAGAGCTCCTGTCGTCGATCAGGGACTTAGAGCGAGTCACGAGTGCCCACATCGTCGCCGGCAACTACGACATTATCGCGGAGGTCGACGCCGACGAAGTGTACCATATTCTCGAGGCGGTCTCGACGAACATGCAGGGTCTCGAGGGCGTAACCGAGACCAAAACGTACATCGCGATGGACTAA
- a CDS encoding potassium channel family protein, translating to MRFVIIGAGRVGLRTARVLRDEGHEVTLIERDDGMIRRARNEAFSVVEGDGSQETVIEEAGIANADVLGALTGDLNVNFTACMIAKHHGCRTVMRIDEAYREGIYRKYADEVDEVIYPERLGALGAKNALLGGTIRAIADVAPHLQVLELTITDQAPVNGYAMGELQLPADATVLAFGKQDRTLGIPSEDESLEVGDRLVVLADFDVLSEVRQLLVGETASRALVGADASGDSGGVN from the coding sequence ATGCGCTTCGTGATCATCGGTGCTGGACGGGTTGGGCTGCGCACGGCCCGGGTTCTGCGGGACGAAGGCCACGAGGTGACGCTCATCGAACGCGACGACGGGATGATCAGGCGCGCCCGTAACGAAGCGTTTTCCGTCGTCGAGGGCGACGGCTCTCAGGAAACGGTCATAGAGGAGGCCGGCATCGCGAACGCGGACGTTCTGGGTGCGTTGACCGGCGATCTGAACGTCAACTTCACCGCGTGCATGATCGCCAAACACCACGGCTGTCGGACGGTCATGCGGATCGACGAGGCATATCGCGAGGGGATCTACCGCAAATACGCGGACGAGGTCGACGAGGTGATCTATCCCGAACGCCTCGGTGCTCTCGGTGCGAAAAACGCCCTTCTGGGTGGGACGATTCGTGCGATCGCGGACGTCGCCCCTCACCTGCAGGTCCTCGAATTGACGATCACCGACCAGGCACCCGTCAACGGCTACGCGATGGGCGAACTCCAACTCCCGGCCGACGCGACCGTTCTCGCGTTCGGAAAGCAAGACCGGACGCTTGGAATCCCGTCCGAAGACGAATCTCTCGAGGTCGGTGATCGACTCGTGGTATTGGCGGATTTCGACGTGTTGAGCGAGGTCAGACAGTTACTCGTCGGAGAAACTGCGAGCCGAGCACTCGTCGGCGCGGACGCGAGCGGCGACAGCGGAGGTGTCAACTGA
- a CDS encoding Mrp/NBP35 family ATP-binding protein, giving the protein MSITEHELKIKLEGIEDPDIGDDIVSLGLINDVTIDDETARISLAFNAPYAPSEMELGNRIRELCDEVGLEADLRAHVGQEHGFDDEVLPRVRNVIAVASGKGGVGKTTVAANLAAGLEKRGAMVGILDADIHGPNVPRILPIESEPGVTPNEDIVPPRSDGVRVISMGFMMEEEDDPAILRGPMVNKFMMKFLEGVEWGRLDYLIVDLPPGTGDATLNLLQSMPVTGSVVVTTPQEMALDDTRKGIQMFNKHNTPVLGVVENMSSFICPSCGDQHGLFGTEGADSIVDAYDVPLLGRIPINPDFGADGSTGAIVKNDESSAQEPVEALVAEISNRIGEINRRTVDEHTSDTPDDALPTDLED; this is encoded by the coding sequence ATGAGCATCACCGAACACGAACTCAAGATCAAACTCGAGGGGATCGAGGACCCGGATATCGGAGATGACATCGTTTCACTCGGGCTGATCAACGACGTTACCATCGACGACGAGACGGCACGGATCTCGCTCGCGTTCAACGCACCCTACGCACCGTCCGAGATGGAACTGGGCAACCGGATTCGGGAACTCTGCGACGAGGTCGGCCTCGAGGCCGACCTTCGAGCCCACGTCGGCCAGGAACACGGGTTCGACGACGAGGTCCTCCCACGGGTGCGAAACGTCATCGCTGTCGCCTCCGGGAAAGGCGGCGTCGGCAAGACGACCGTCGCAGCTAACCTCGCTGCAGGCCTCGAGAAACGCGGCGCGATGGTCGGCATTCTCGACGCAGACATTCACGGGCCGAACGTCCCGCGGATCCTTCCGATCGAGAGCGAACCCGGCGTCACGCCGAACGAGGACATCGTTCCGCCACGATCCGACGGCGTTCGAGTCATCAGCATGGGCTTCATGATGGAAGAAGAAGATGACCCGGCCATCCTCCGCGGCCCGATGGTCAACAAGTTCATGATGAAGTTTTTAGAGGGCGTCGAGTGGGGCCGTCTCGATTACCTCATCGTCGACCTTCCGCCCGGAACCGGCGATGCGACGTTGAACCTGTTACAATCGATGCCGGTCACCGGCTCCGTCGTCGTCACGACGCCACAGGAGATGGCGCTCGACGACACTCGAAAGGGTATCCAGATGTTCAACAAGCACAACACGCCCGTCCTCGGCGTCGTCGAGAACATGAGTTCGTTCATCTGCCCGAGCTGTGGCGACCAGCACGGGCTGTTCGGAACCGAAGGCGCAGACAGCATCGTCGACGCCTACGACGTCCCGCTGCTCGGACGCATTCCGATCAACCCCGACTTCGGTGCCGACGGTAGCACGGGCGCGATCGTCAAGAACGACGAGAGCTCCGCCCAGGAACCGGTCGAAGCGCTCGTTGCCGAGATCTCGAACCGCATCGGCGAGATCAACCGCCGGACGGTCGACGAGCACACCTCGGATACGCCCGACGATGCGCTTCCGACCGACCTCGAGGACTAG
- a CDS encoding PHP domain-containing protein gives MLSVELHVHSELSYDGRDPVDLILEQAEGIGLDAIAITDHDEIDASLEAAERASEYGLVGVPGMEISSKAGHILGLGLEEPVPPGLSYESTIERIHAQDGLVVIPHPFQESRHGVMARISRDELSEGDAIEVYNSRLLTGRANRQAERFAQSRGLPMTAGSDAHISEMVGQAVTRVDADDRSVDAILEAIREGKTSVEGKRTPWHISFRQAAGGVRRRFRNGVVGLFR, from the coding sequence GTGCTGTCGGTCGAACTCCACGTCCACTCGGAACTGTCCTACGACGGGCGAGATCCCGTCGACCTCATCCTCGAGCAGGCCGAAGGGATCGGTCTCGATGCGATCGCAATCACCGACCACGACGAGATCGACGCCAGTCTCGAGGCCGCCGAGCGAGCCTCCGAGTACGGACTCGTGGGCGTTCCGGGAATGGAGATCTCGAGCAAAGCCGGTCACATTCTCGGACTCGGGCTCGAAGAGCCGGTTCCGCCGGGGCTGTCCTACGAGTCGACGATCGAGCGGATTCACGCCCAGGACGGGCTCGTCGTCATCCCCCACCCGTTTCAGGAGTCGCGCCACGGCGTGATGGCGCGAATTTCACGCGACGAACTCTCCGAGGGGGATGCGATCGAGGTCTACAACTCCCGGCTCCTGACCGGGCGGGCGAACCGCCAGGCGGAACGCTTCGCCCAGTCGCGTGGCTTGCCGATGACAGCGGGGAGCGACGCACACATCAGCGAGATGGTCGGTCAGGCGGTCACGCGCGTCGACGCCGACGATCGATCCGTCGACGCGATCCTCGAGGCCATCCGGGAGGGCAAAACCTCCGTCGAAGGGAAGCGAACGCCCTGGCACATCAGTTTCAGACAGGCCGCAGGCGGGGTTCGACGCCGGTTCAGAAACGGCGTCGTGGGGCTGTTTCGATGA
- a CDS encoding asparagine synthase C-terminal domain-containing protein: MTNAHPLRGGDPTTVRRALTDGDPLPGTSGFAGEVDGRLVRDVLGRVPLFVERTGGSGTRDWEFEPTELEEPVAVPAGAVADVDALAKEPDVSAAFERRWSLPDPDPDSSHDDALERLESAIRSAAESVRSTDRDVAVAFSGGVDSALVAALLDAPLYVVGFPDSHDVEAARTAAAAMDRELTVVTLEPADLERAVPRIVRATGRTNAMDVQIALPLYLVGERVAADGFDALAVGQGADELFGGYEKVVHLDHRVEAETTRDAVREQIRSLPDQLPRDTLAVRAAGLEPVSPLIHDAVVDAALRLPDGLLADEETRKRGFRRVAASHLPETVAMRDKKAVQYGSLVARELDRLARQAGYKRRMDDHVTKYVESLCSERSDDPEALRSGR; the protein is encoded by the coding sequence ATGACGAACGCTCACCCCCTCCGTGGTGGCGATCCGACGACGGTTCGACGGGCGCTCACCGATGGCGACCCGCTCCCGGGAACGAGCGGGTTCGCCGGCGAGGTCGACGGCCGACTCGTCCGGGACGTCCTCGGACGGGTTCCGCTGTTCGTCGAGCGAACCGGCGGCTCGGGGACTCGAGACTGGGAGTTCGAGCCGACCGAGCTCGAAGAGCCCGTAGCCGTCCCCGCCGGAGCCGTCGCGGACGTCGACGCGCTGGCGAAAGAACCCGACGTGAGCGCCGCCTTCGAGCGGCGCTGGTCCCTTCCCGACCCCGATCCAGATTCCAGCCACGACGACGCACTCGAGCGCCTCGAGAGCGCGATCCGAAGCGCGGCCGAGTCGGTTCGGTCCACGGATCGAGACGTCGCGGTCGCCTTTTCGGGCGGCGTCGACTCGGCGCTGGTCGCAGCGTTGCTCGATGCGCCGCTGTACGTCGTCGGCTTCCCCGACAGCCACGACGTCGAGGCCGCACGAACGGCGGCAGCCGCGATGGACCGCGAGCTTACCGTCGTCACCCTTGAGCCGGCCGATCTCGAGCGAGCCGTTCCACGGATCGTTCGAGCAACCGGGCGGACGAACGCGATGGACGTCCAGATCGCGCTCCCGCTGTACCTGGTCGGTGAGCGCGTCGCCGCCGACGGGTTCGACGCGCTCGCGGTCGGACAGGGAGCCGACGAACTGTTCGGCGGCTACGAGAAGGTCGTCCACCTCGATCACCGCGTCGAGGCCGAGACGACGCGCGACGCCGTCCGAGAACAGATCCGAAGCCTTCCCGATCAGCTACCGCGCGATACGCTCGCGGTTCGAGCGGCTGGCCTCGAGCCCGTTTCTCCCCTGATTCACGACGCCGTCGTCGATGCGGCGCTTCGGCTGCCGGACGGCCTGCTGGCCGACGAGGAGACCCGAAAGCGAGGGTTCCGTCGGGTCGCTGCGAGCCACCTGCCCGAGACGGTCGCGATGCGAGACAAGAAGGCGGTCCAGTACGGCAGCCTCGTCGCTCGCGAACTCGACCGGTTAGCACGGCAGGCGGGCTACAAGCGGCGGATGGACGATCACGTCACGAAGTACGTCGAATCGCTCTGTTCCGAGCGATCGGACGATCCGGAAGCGCTTCGATCAGGACGGTAA
- a CDS encoding cupin domain-containing protein, with protein sequence MSLDCYADAIADLDPADGEIESTELVVTDDVLVKAFALGPDATLEPHEHGDSTNVFHVLEGTVTVIRDGERERIDAPGVVRHDRGVEHGAKNETDGTVVFTASLCPLPS encoded by the coding sequence ATGTCGCTCGATTGCTACGCCGACGCGATCGCCGATCTCGATCCGGCCGACGGCGAGATCGAAAGCACGGAGCTGGTCGTCACCGACGACGTCCTCGTCAAGGCCTTCGCACTCGGACCGGACGCCACGCTCGAGCCCCACGAACACGGCGACAGCACGAACGTCTTTCACGTCCTCGAGGGAACCGTGACCGTCATCAGAGACGGCGAACGCGAACGGATCGACGCACCCGGCGTCGTCCGTCACGACCGCGGCGTCGAACACGGCGCGAAAAACGAGACCGACGGGACGGTGGTCTTCACCGCGAGTCTCTGTCCGTTACCGTCCTGA
- a CDS encoding NAD(P)-dependent glycerol-1-phosphate dehydrogenase: MFEKSTWIRLPRNVVVGHGVRSAVVDVVDDLHLQGRPLFVTSPTPRDVVADPVVEDFRDAGIEPVVVTIEAATFEAVETVVESADAEAVDYLVGIGGGKAIDIAKMASDRLGMGFLSVPTAASHDGIVSNRGSVPDGDTRHSVAAEPPLAVVADTEILADAPWELTTAGCADIISNYTAVMDWRLAKRLKDVEYSEYAAALAEMTAEILVDNADMVRPGLEESAWVVTKALMSSGVAMSIADSSRPASGAEHLFSHQLDRLAPGAALHGHQVGVGSIMTAYLHGGERGVWRDIRDALSSIDAPTTADELGIDDETVIESLTTCHAIRDRYTILGDGMNERAAREVARKTGVIS, encoded by the coding sequence ATGTTCGAGAAATCGACGTGGATTCGCCTCCCGCGAAACGTCGTCGTAGGCCACGGCGTTCGGTCCGCGGTCGTCGACGTCGTGGACGATCTGCATTTACAGGGACGACCGCTGTTCGTCACGAGCCCCACGCCACGGGACGTCGTCGCTGACCCCGTCGTCGAAGACTTTCGGGACGCCGGGATCGAGCCTGTCGTCGTGACGATCGAAGCGGCGACGTTCGAGGCGGTCGAAACCGTCGTTGAGTCAGCCGACGCGGAGGCGGTCGACTACCTCGTGGGAATCGGCGGGGGGAAAGCCATCGACATCGCAAAGATGGCGAGCGATCGCTTGGGTATGGGGTTTCTCTCGGTTCCGACAGCGGCGAGTCACGACGGAATCGTCAGCAACCGCGGCTCGGTTCCGGACGGCGACACGCGCCACAGCGTCGCGGCCGAGCCGCCGCTCGCGGTGGTCGCTGACACCGAGATCCTGGCCGACGCGCCGTGGGAGCTAACGACGGCGGGCTGTGCCGACATCATCTCGAACTATACGGCCGTGATGGACTGGCGACTCGCCAAGCGACTCAAAGACGTCGAGTATTCGGAGTATGCCGCCGCACTCGCGGAGATGACCGCGGAAATTCTGGTCGACAACGCCGACATGGTTCGGCCCGGGCTCGAGGAATCGGCGTGGGTCGTCACCAAGGCGCTCATGTCCTCCGGCGTCGCGATGTCCATCGCGGACTCCTCGCGACCGGCGAGCGGTGCCGAACACCTCTTTTCTCACCAGCTAGATCGTCTCGCACCCGGAGCGGCTCTCCACGGCCATCAAGTCGGCGTCGGCTCGATCATGACCGCCTATCTCCACGGCGGCGAACGCGGCGTCTGGCGCGACATTCGGGACGCGCTCTCGAGCATCGATGCGCCGACGACCGCCGACGAACTCGGCATCGACGACGAAACCGTAATCGAGTCGCTGACGACCTGTCACGCGATTCGAGACCGGTATACGATCCTCGGTGACGGGATGAACGAGCGCGCGGCTCGAGAGGTCGCACGGAAGACGGGCGTGATCTCCTGA
- a CDS encoding Lrp/AsnC family transcriptional regulator, which produces MVTAFVMIKANTGEADRLRDEIKAIDGVESAHIVAGDVDIIAKADVGTPAEVKDIAATRIQSIDGIEDTQTYIAMD; this is translated from the coding sequence ATGGTAACAGCATTCGTCATGATAAAGGCAAACACGGGCGAGGCGGATCGACTTCGGGACGAGATCAAGGCGATCGACGGCGTCGAATCGGCACACATCGTCGCGGGCGACGTCGACATCATCGCGAAAGCCGACGTCGGGACTCCTGCGGAGGTAAAAGACATCGCGGCGACCCGGATCCAGTCGATCGACGGAATCGAGGACACGCAGACGTACATCGCGATGGACTGA